Genomic segment of Sebastes umbrosus isolate fSebUmb1 chromosome 22, fSebUmb1.pri, whole genome shotgun sequence:
GTAATGAGAAAAAATTGTTCTGATTTGCTATCTTATGGAGCCGCCACCCTGTGGGCCCAGCACCCGCAGGGATAGGCATTGGTATCGGGTTGCAATGTGAGCCGAGCGGCAAGCAAAGGCTGGGACCTAGGCGTGCTGCTGtgaatcatttccaaaattcacaacatgtttttatctaacaaaatattctgcctcaATCCATAGGCCTATTTGtgggcgtttagcctttcaaaaacaagttaATGGTGTTATAACAACATATAATACATGTTGgcaacctgtgtttttcattcagaaatGTGTAATAAAGCGTCATCCAGAGgttttgatgctgctgctgaagaggTTTGAGTTTGACTACAGTTACATGAGATATGTCAAAAACAACCACACTGTGGATGTTCCCTGCACCCTACAGATACcagaggtatatatatatatatatatatatacacagtatattttactatttattcgtgacacatttctttttcattcctGATAATAATGTCTGTCATCTTTTCTGCTGGTGATCAGAATCAGACGTATGAACTGTACGCGGTTGTGGACCATTTTGGAGATCTTAGAGGTGGACATTACAATGCAACAATCAAAcctcaggaggaggagagatggtaTAAGTTCAATGATGACAGCGTCACATTGGTAAGACTGATCACTTTAACTCGTGTTGTTGACAGTTACATAttacagtgcaaaaaaaacacaaacagattcaTCATATTATGTTTGGTTATTCTTTTCATCAACAGCTTGAATACCAGCCATTCCAGGTGGATAACATTGAGAAGTAAGTTTTAGTTCTTCTTTTCATCCCCACcacacattttgacattttcacattgacagccgtggccggagggatAATGTTTTCGGGTCGTCTGTCCAACTgtctgaggtcaaaggtcactctgacctcaccaaacacatttttggccagaGAAGTCATATTCTAATTATGAAAAAATGTcgaacaggataaaatgattttggacagacatgaatgtaaactgcaacttgattTGTTGGCGGAGTTTGCGATTATTTCtcaattgattatttatttattattttcagtttgttGAATATACCACATAAGCAAGTACTATATTACACCATGCTGTAACCACAATTGATATTTGTTTCTCTTATGTATTTCCCAACCCAATCCCCAAAAAACTCCTACTTACCCTACACCAccactgaaaaaaatcaataaacacaTGTATAATATACAGATACGTGTATCTCCAAATATCCATGGAATGTATCCACACCGACTTATATATGCTAGAAGTACCCCTTTTtgcatgtgcacatgcatgcattcctacatatgcatgcatgtgagcatgcacaACAGAAAGCCCCTAACACAGGCCATACATTTAGCTGTATTTGAAAATGACCTTACTCTCTTTTGCATATTTCTCTCACTAGATCCGGCAGCGCATATCTTCTTTTTTACCGGAAAAAGACAGGTAAGATGGCAAACATGTTCATTATGCTTCCTGATGTTTAGTGTGAACGCTTCAAATTGGATGCCTGAATATATTTTATACCTACTTTCCAGTGCGTGCTGCAGGTGCTTGTACTCAGGACAGAGAGGTGTCTACTCCTGAGGAATTCCCGCCAGCTACCAATGATATCCATGACCAGGGTCCAGATGTcataaagaggagagagagagaggaggttgaGGAAGCAGCAGAGGTGGGTAATAAACCTACAGTGACTGTTCCCATTGACCGACATGAAGAAACAGGAATTAAAGACATAGTCAGTGTTGTGTATAGAGGAGGTAGGCTATCATCTGACCTCTATAATGAAGTAGAGGATCAGGACAGTGGAGTTTATGCCAGGCACAGCATAAGAAATGACTTGCATTATCTCCAAGATGCTcgtgcagaaaaacaaagacatgaGGGGGATATAATGTCGGATGATGAGGAAGACATGGGAGGAAATGCACAGGCTGACGAccagggagaaaagagagaaacctTATCTAGAGAAACTCATTTTGAAGTGAGGGATGACCGTGACAGTGGAAGACTAGATGGAGTTAGACACAGGAGACCACAGGAGGGTCTGGAGGGTGAAGACATGCTCAACACGTCATATCACGCTCAGATGTATAAACATGAAGTCAGCAACATGCATCCTCAGCAGGTTCATGTTGGCATGCAGAAAGATGAGGAAAGAATGGATGGAAATAGAGACGAGGATGGAAATGAACAGCCGGAAAGGAGAGGAACAGAAAAATACCTCGACAGGGATGCAGAGCATCAGGACAACGAAAGATTACATGATGTTAGACCGAACATGTGTGAAGATCTGGGGGGTAAACAGGAAGTTGGACAAGATTATGACCTAAAACCTGTTAGTGTGGACAAACATGGAGATGGGGAGAGGACGGAAATAGATGATCAGGTTGACAAGGACAGAAAATCAGGGAGAGGAAAGCTCCTCAAAATAACTGAGCTCTACTATGATGACATTCAACGCAATGGTGGTGGTAGTAAATACAACATGCCTAAAGATAATCAGAGGTGTAAAGGAGAAATTAGTAGCAGGTTTTATCAAAGACATGAGCAACCGAGGGATGTGAAGGGAGACGAGCaacaaaagagagaggatgataAACATGCACAAAGGAAAGGAACATCAGAGAGATTAGATGATGTTAGACAGAACAGATCAGAGCATGTTTCAACACATAAAGATGCAGCGAAACAAGCCAAAGagcaggaaaagaaaggagatgATGAACATCATCAAAGAAGAGTGGACTCTTCTTTTAGACAAGCAGGAAGCAGCAGAGTGACAGAGAACAGGGGCAGTGTTGAAAAGTGGACAATGGAAGGAAGACATGGTTCAAAGCAGTCCAAAACATTGCATGTGAAGATAATTGAGGAGGAAACCTATCAGGGTGTTCAAACAAGCAGCGAGACGAAGAACATAACAATAGAAACTGTAGCAGGAACTTCACAAGGTGGCATTACGAGTTTGGTATATAATGAAGGGagtgttaaaagaaaatcagatCCAAAAACAGACCCAAAGGTCAAATTGGCAGAGGGTGTTGGCAATTTAAAACTGAATGACTCACCTTCACCAAagccacagaaacacagaaccAAAGAAATGTCTGATGCACAAAAACAAGCTGTTGGGAAAAaacatgcagagaaaaaaagaggtgaGAAGAAAAGACATTGGTGGTGTCGCTCTTCCCCTCTGAAACAAAACggaaaggaaaaacagaaacgcaacaaaaccactggggTTTTTCCTATTTTTCGGAAAAGCCGAAAAAATGCAGACCAGACTTCAGAGTCGGATTAAAACGAAATGCATACTTTGTCCAGGAGAGACAAGACTGCATGTCATTGTGGTGATCCACAAGTTTATATTTTTAGTTCTTTATGAATGCTTATTAATACTTAGCAATATTGCACTCGCCAGAGAGCTCTATAGACAGTAGTGTGATGTATATTGTTTGAGTTTGTGTCTGTTGGTAGCACTATTTTGTTTGTTGAGTCTGGTTTAGTCTATTTGACATCAACACCTTTGCTGGgttttaatgtaaaatgcatcacttcctgtttgctaCAGGATTGTTTCTGTGTAAAGAGCAGCACATGTTAGAGGTTTAATGCGAGAGAGGGTTGTTTTAGATTAATTGCATCAGTCTGTAATAGAAAATATAGCAATGGAAATTGACttgtaatgaaaaatgtcaaggcACATATATGTTCAGTCGTTTTGAAATCATCATATTCACAGCCCGAATGATCA
This window contains:
- the LOC119482028 gene encoding uncharacterized protein LOC119482028; translated protein: MSDDEEDMGGNAQADDQGEKRETLSRETHFEVRDDRDSGRLDGVRHRRPQEGLEGEDMLNTSYHAQMYKHEVSNMHPQQVHVGMQKDEERMDGNRDEDGNLDRDAEHQDNERLHDVRPNMCEDLGGKQEVGQDYDLKPVSVDKHGDGERTEIDDQVDKDRKSGRGKLLKITELYYDDIQRNGGGSKYNMPKDNQRCKGEISSRFYQRHEQPRDVKGDEQQKREDDKHAQRKGTSERLDDVRQNRSEHVSTHKDAAKQAKEQEKKGDDEHHQRRVDSSFRQAGSSRVTENRGSVEKWTMEGRHGSKQSKTLHVKIIEEETYQGVQTSSETKNITIETVAGTSQGGITSLVYNEGSVKRKSDPKTDPKVKLAEGVGNLKLNDSPSPKPQKHRTKEMSDAQKQAVGKKHAEKKRGEKKRHWWCRSSPLKQNGKEKQKRNKTTGVFPIFRKSRKNADQTSESD